Proteins encoded together in one Campylobacter peloridis LMG 23910 window:
- the hisH gene encoding imidazole glycerol phosphate synthase subunit HisH: protein MKLAIIDTGCANLASLAFALERLGQKSIITHDLKELSQADKLLLPGVGTAAKAMANLKALNLENFIQTTTKPLLGICLGMQILGEFSEELDQKTLGIMPFKTQKFQEKANFTFPHMGWNQVFSSHELFKGLDGAYFYFVHSYCVSLNEYTIAECEYSTKFSASLSKDNFYGVQFHPERSGEAGEVLLKNFINM from the coding sequence ATGAAACTAGCTATTATAGATACAGGTTGTGCGAATTTGGCTTCTCTTGCTTTTGCACTTGAGCGTTTAGGGCAAAAAAGTATTATCACGCATGATTTAAAAGAACTCTCACAAGCAGATAAGCTTTTGCTTCCTGGGGTTGGCACAGCAGCCAAAGCAATGGCTAATCTAAAAGCACTTAATTTAGAAAATTTTATCCAAACCACCACAAAACCACTTTTAGGCATTTGTCTTGGTATGCAGATTTTGGGTGAATTTTCAGAAGAATTAGATCAAAAAACACTTGGTATTATGCCCTTTAAGACGCAAAAATTCCAAGAAAAAGCAAATTTTACTTTCCCGCACATGGGATGGAATCAAGTCTTTAGCTCACATGAGCTTTTTAAAGGCTTAGATGGGGCGTATTTTTATTTTGTGCATAGTTATTGTGTGAGTTTAAATGAATACACCATTGCAGAGTGTGAATACTCTACTAAATTTAGTGCAAGTTTAAGCAAAGACAATTTTTATGGCGTGCAGTTTCACCCTGAAAGAAGTGGCGAAGCGGGTGAAGTGTTATTAAAAAATTTTATAAATATGTAG